In the genome of Pelagibacterium nitratireducens, one region contains:
- a CDS encoding phage integrase N-terminal SAM-like domain-containing protein encodes MKTFQTNAPTTPLRQRMQQDMVMRGLGAHTQQDYVRHVRNFAAFLRRSPDTATAEDIRHYQPRQHETGVGPATINSTVSALLFLFTVTQNRRDLPRTLVITRNPR; translated from the coding sequence ATGAAGACCTTTCAGACCAATGCCCCGACCACACCGCTGCGCCAACGCATGCAGCAAGACATGGTGATGCGAGGTCTGGGCGCCCATACACAGCAGGATTATGTTCGGCATGTTCGAAACTTCGCCGCTTTCCTGAGGCGATCTCCCGACACCGCAACTGCCGAAGACATCCGGCATTACCAACCGCGTCAGCATGAGACTGGCGTGGGTCCGGCGACGATCAACAGCACGGTTTCGGCGCTGCTCTTTCTGTTCACGGTGACGCAGAACCGGCGAGATCTGCCGCGCACTTTGGTGATCACTCGCAATCCGCGCTAG